The Acanthopagrus latus isolate v.2019 chromosome 11, fAcaLat1.1, whole genome shotgun sequence genome segment TTGTGCTGCGCCACTCAGCCCATCATCGAGTCGTCCACGGGGATGAAGTTCGGCTGCTTTCAGTACTACTACCCCGAGCTGGCCTTCCACTTTAAGGACGCCGGGCTCAGCATATTCAACAACAACTGGAGCAACATCCACGACTTCACCCCAGTGTCCGGAGAGAACAACTGGAGCTTGTTGCCAGAGGCTTCAGCGGTTCTGGATTTTGTACCAGCCCCGGATGCAGAGTCTGAATTCAAGTCTGTTCGAATCTCTGGTGACCCCACACGCAGCATCGTGCCTTTGACAAAGGGAGGGAGGCGTAAGGACAGCGAAGAGTCctgcctctttgttttcttcgCTGGAGAGTACACCACTGCAAATGCCCGCAAAATGATTGATGAGGTGAGAAGAATAGGaggtttcatttcatttaacacCAGCAGTTATGACGTGCTAAtgaatggtatttttttttaggatggTGGCAGTAATGATGTATCAGATCTTATAATATGATACACTGCTAAAAGTAGGGGGGCAGTCAGCCATATCGTAGCTTGTGAAAAgttgaaagtgaaagaaaagcaaaaccaGTCACAACCAGCGTGCAGTATTGTCTAGACAGAACAGAAGTTGAAGTATCCATGTGAAGTTAAATTTAGAGGAACTGTAGATTTAATGTCCGCCTCACTTAAAAGGATCAAGGAGAGCAATCTAAAGCTGGTAAACAGTCAAATCCAGACGTACACACgttctttactcaagtaaaggtacagatctctctctctctctctctctctctctctctcgctctctctctctctctctctctctctctctctctctctctctctctctctctctctctctctctctctctctctctctctctctctctctctctctgaaagaCATTTCTACCAGCCACTTCTGTGAAAAGTTAACTGAACCTCACATCATATTAAGCTAATTCAAAGATTAAACCCCAAAAAGATTAAACTTTAACTTTGATTCTGTAGGATTTTTCCGAGCTGGTCGTAAACGCACCAAAGGTTtatttgattgttgagtctcatcctcCAAGAAAGGGAGTTTTATAGGAGTTGGAGTTGAAATTGCTACTATTTCCGGTTGAGGCTGTTGCACCTCAGTTCTCTCAATGCGTTTGTCTCACACGTCAGCATTTCTTCATGGAATGCTCACATATTccatttgaatatttcaaatgtttgaaGAATGACATATCTGAAATGTTAAGCCACCAAGCTGAACAAGCTGTGTTGCACCTTAAACATTCCAGTGATGTTTGTTTCATTGCCAAAATATGCGTTGCTCCATCAGATAAGCATTCGACTGGATCCACAACAGTTACATCTTGTCACAAGACTCATTTTTACATGTTCTCTTCTGTCTGGGTGTACATGAAAGATTCTTCAAGTACCTGATGGTTGACTGAAAACCTTCAGAGTTTTATTATTGAACTCTTCCCATCTCACACAGGCATCTGCTAAAGGATTTGTGCTGATCCAGACAAAAGAAGTGTCAATGCGACCTGAAGATGTGAAGCGAGTGTTTCAGAACAGTGCAGAGGATCTGGTGGAGTGGATCACCAAAGGtactgtcctctttttttttgtggtcttttctgattttctgagCTGATCAGGACTGTTGCCAAGTTTGATTTTATCTGAGTTGTTTCCAGCTAGTTTCTAGCAggctcatttacatttatagtACTGTTGTTTTAGGTCCTACAGCAGAGCAGTGAAACAAGCACACTGGatcttaaaatgtcactttgtaATCCAGTAGCTCTACATGATGCTTTGAATAATGATTGTTTGTTCCGCTTCTACATTGGAAACTCACAGCTCGTGTTTCTTTTGGTTTCCGTTTTCCATTGAAATTACTTCTCCTCACACCGcagtcttctgtttttttcagaagttaaaaaaaaaagtgatttgttgacatgatttttattattacaaCATTGCTGACTGCTAGTTTTCCAGCATCGATCTGGTACAGATTGCAGAAATCAACTGAAAGTCTCAGGATCCCCTTTTTAGTTGAAAGCAGTTTCACAACCAAAGTGTGTGTTAAAGTGGCAGGATAAGGCACTGAGGAGGGAGGCATGTGTTTTGCTGTAGCGTAAATGGAGCTGTGGAGTCGTAGAGCAACAGAGAATTACTGTCGGATTGTGACTTTAACATCTTACTACAACAGGTCCTGTCATTGCCCTCGAGCTGAACGGTGACGGAGTCGTAGAAGCCTGCAAGAACATCGCTAATGAAGTGTTCAGTGGGACCAAGGTAGGCGCTCTAGTTGTGACCTGTGTCTTTTCTACTTCCAGACAGATCAGTTCTACTTCTCTAGCAGAATATTAAATAttgtttatctttgtgtttctcaggtTTTTGTCTCtgacaacaaaaatacatcCTCTCGAGATGTGGACAACTTCTTCAACTTCGCTGACATGCAGATGGGGCTGTGAATGAGCGGCACATTATAAACCGCTCATCAGACTTTCAATTTGATTTCCCAAACCCCCTGCCGTCCAGCCCAGTTACTGTCCTCAAAAATTAGGTAGGAAGGAAAAATATTAAGGACTGTGTTTGATCAAGCCTTGGATAGAAACAGTTAAGTTCATCAAGCATGAGTCCGCAGAGGACGCGCTGTACACCACTTAACATCCACTAGTCGCTCAGAGTGCTGTGAATATTTATAGTTCTATGAATGTATTCTGTAATTCTGTTGCTTTTATCGATTGTGAATGTAGCTCTTTGCTGTAAATTctgtaattcattttaatttaaagctttgtttttctttgctgtctGAAGCCGTCgttgcagtggaaaaaaaaacaaaacacgagcACAAGAATGCCTGAGggaaaatattttatatatacatagatcatattttttatttcttccgaggatttatttgtgtatgtggTTTAGATAATGGACTTGTTCAAAATGTGTATATTTGAGACATGTTGTGTAGACGATAACTACATATTTGTTAATATCCGTTAGGCCAAAGTTGACTTGTGGAAGATTGAGTGTATCTCACTGTTGTATCTCATTCAGATTAACTGATCAGTTTACACCAAATAGTGTAAACACATGCTGGGTTTCAATGTAGGCAACTCatgggatttattttttatgtcatgatatttgttttgtactctttaacaaatgtttttgtatagacacatcatttttttttagttaaggTTCCATAACATGTGACTTCAGGTTTTTCACACGTGTACTCTCAAAGTGACATGATTGTAATATTAGTTTTATAGGGTGACAAACACGAGCCAATGCAGTTATCAGCAGTTTAATCACAATATGGTAAATAACCTGTCTTCCTTAGTTAGTGTAGTTTTAGCTCAGGTCACCATCACAGGGTTTCCAGTGGTCATATGAGGAACATCGTGTTTCCTCTTTGTAGTCTGATCTACATCTCCCCTGCAAGAGCTCCTAAAGTTTAATTTGATCATGTTTGAACACgctgtaaatgtaaatactcccctctgtctgactgtgtatTACTCTGTCATGCTGGTAAAACATTCTGAAAATTACTCACCAAtttagtgatttatttttctcgAGGCTTAGAAACATCCTCCAGTGTTTCCTCGAAACGGGGTGAATCATGACTTTGAGTTTAGGGAGTTCATCAACAATGTGCCGTCTTCCTCTGTGAATCAGTTAGCAGCTAATCTATCTGAATTCCACCTACCGAAGCAGCACTTGTCTCACTATCGCTTGTTCCAGCCAACAGCCTGACCTCCCCCAGTCCGTCCTGAGGCCTATCACAGATTAATTTATCACATATTCAATTAAAGCTAAATTTAGCCGGACACATCAAACGGTTTTGTACAGTTGCCTTTTAAGAAAGAAAACGTAAACAGGGACTTGTTGTGATgtactttttgtatttgtaagtCTTTTGTACCTGAGCATCCAGTTTTTGTAGAGCGATTGATTTGTCTTAATGAATGCACATTTGTCTGTAACTTGTTGTTTCTTACACTTAAATGACACCCTGTCTTTATAAGATGGCAGAGTCACATTAAAAAACGTATAGAATATCTGAAAAGAAACCGGTGTGTTTAttgaatacaaatgtgtgttCTGAGGACTGTTGCTGATGTGGTGTATGCCTGTAGAGAAATCGAgcgccccccaccccctccctcccaggCTGGAGTGAAAGCGGCGGGGTTTAGGACCCGGCGGGACGCGCGGTACAATAGAGCTGTTGTgccgtggtggtggtggacaGATTGCAACCCTGGAGATTCCCACTGTGGTGGGATACAAAAACCTCAGTTTAATCCATAGCTGGGAGCAGAGCCTCTTGTTTTTATACGTATATACCGGACGGGTTGTCTGGACTGACAGGCGGTTCGGACTAGAGCGGACTGCAGCGTGTGGACCGGAGGTAAGACGGCAGGAATGTGAACAATATGCTCGAGTGTTCAGTGGGGCTCAGTGTGCCAGGATTTGCCCTGGATGGTTTATTCAGGCCACGGGGcctgctcccttttttttttcctccagctttTTTCAGGACTATCTCTGCttctttatttcacattaaaaccaGCGACTGTTGTGCAGACACGTTTGTGAGAGCTCGCCGTCCTCCACATTGGATAATTAACCCGGTGTAGCTGTGTGAATATTCGTGTTAATGGCTCTAGGAAGTGACATCTTTGTATGGTGGTGGCGCCCATGTTTGATTTCTCCACAGCCTGCAGTGCAGCCCGCTACAGCAGGCCTGcctctctccgtgtgtgtgtgtgtgtgtgtgtgtgtgtgtgtttggcgcCAACATGGCTCTGTGAACAGGGCAGGGTTCTGGCTGTTAAA includes the following:
- the rp2 gene encoding protein XRP2; amino-acid sequence: MGCFFSKKSKRKSPEKEDPTPTTTTVETTTTSNAVPLGNNTDEAPKQYSWDKREKVDPKDYMLTGLKDVTVGRLPGKLNGQQFVIQECENCNIFVLDHSATITIDDCVNCRIVLGPVKGSVFFRDCKDIKCVVACQQFRTRDCKKMEVFLCCATQPIIESSTGMKFGCFQYYYPELAFHFKDAGLSIFNNNWSNIHDFTPVSGENNWSLLPEASAVLDFVPAPDAESEFKSVRISGDPTRSIVPLTKGGRRKDSEESCLFVFFAGEYTTANARKMIDEASAKGFVLIQTKEVSMRPEDVKRVFQNSAEDLVEWITKGPVIALELNGDGVVEACKNIANEVFSGTKVFVSDNKNTSSRDVDNFFNFADMQMGL